The Natrinema amylolyticum genome includes the window TCCAGACGAAACGCCGTCGAGACGTCCTCCGATATCTTCGCGAGGCGGACGGCCCGGTCCGGTTGCGCGAGCTCGCCGAACAGGTGGCCGCCTGGGAACAGAACACGACGGTCGAACACTTGAGTTCCGACGAACGCCAGCGGGTCTACATCTCCCTGTACCAGTCACATCTGCCGAAACTCGACAACCACGGGATCGTCGACTACGATAAGGATCGCGGCCGAGTCGAGGCGACCTCGCGGACGTCACAGTTGGACTCGTATCTCGATCCCCCACGGGCGACGGAGTCGTCCGAACGGTGGCCACAGCGATACGCGGCGACGATCGGCCTCTGTGCGCTGCTGGTCGGCGCGATCGGGGCGGGACGCGTTCCGATCTCCG containing:
- a CDS encoding DUF7344 domain-containing protein yields the protein MIGRSRTSTVDESARAIERETPSNLSLDDIYHLLQTKRRRDVLRYLREADGPVRLRELAEQVAAWEQNTTVEHLSSDERQRVYISLYQSHLPKLDNHGIVDYDKDRGRVEATSRTSQLDSYLDPPRATESSERWPQRYAATIGLCALLVGAIGAGRVPISGLVGAGIVLAAFTTVTGAHAWSTGVFRR